A window of Synechococcus sp. MEDNS5 contains these coding sequences:
- the truA gene encoding tRNA pseudouridine(38-40) synthase TruA has product MHDPRPGPEADPPQRIALSLQYAGSFFCGWQRQRQGTSVQGVLEQAIADLDPHRPVHAVAAGRTDAGVHAAGQVVHFDSSGPIPASRWAPALNGRLPASIRVREAVERPLSWHACYSATYRRYRYTLYNGRRPNLFLAPWSWHRYKARLDDQAMAEALEGMLGSHDFAAFQRAGSRRAHSRTTIQDVSVQRRGDLIDLEIQASGFLYGMVRLLMGQLVAVGEHRLTPEQFERRWRERRREEVRDGAPPQGLCLLRAGYEDTIFSKGGWYDCQPTFCLASEDPPPDPPGWRFST; this is encoded by the coding sequence ATTCACGACCCCCGACCCGGACCTGAAGCCGATCCCCCTCAGCGGATTGCTCTCAGCCTCCAATACGCGGGGTCGTTTTTTTGTGGCTGGCAGCGGCAACGTCAGGGCACAAGCGTGCAGGGCGTGCTTGAACAGGCCATCGCAGATCTCGACCCCCATCGTCCAGTCCATGCCGTCGCCGCTGGCCGCACTGACGCCGGCGTGCACGCGGCCGGACAGGTGGTGCATTTCGACAGCAGCGGCCCGATTCCTGCCAGTCGCTGGGCTCCAGCATTGAATGGCCGGCTACCCGCCAGCATCAGGGTCCGCGAGGCCGTGGAACGACCTCTCTCGTGGCATGCCTGCTACTCGGCCACCTACCGGCGCTATCGCTACACCCTCTACAACGGCCGCAGACCCAATCTCTTTCTCGCACCCTGGAGCTGGCATCGCTACAAAGCGCGTCTTGATGACCAAGCAATGGCTGAGGCCTTGGAGGGAATGCTCGGCAGTCATGACTTTGCAGCTTTCCAGCGCGCTGGAAGCCGCAGAGCTCACTCTCGAACCACCATTCAGGATGTCTCCGTTCAACGGCGTGGCGATCTGATTGACCTGGAGATTCAGGCCAGCGGGTTCCTCTATGGAATGGTGCGCCTGTTAATGGGGCAACTGGTCGCCGTTGGTGAACATCGACTGACCCCGGAACAGTTCGAGCGCCGCTGGCGGGAACGACGGCGCGAAGAGGTGAGAGACGGGGCCCCACCTCAGGGCCTGTGCCTGCTCAGAGCAGGCTACGAAGACACCATCTTCAGCAAAGGCGGCTGGTATGATTGCCAACCGACTTTTTGTCTGGCATCGGAAGATCCGCCTCCGGATCCTCCGGGCTGGCGATTCAGCACCTGA
- the rplQ gene encoding 50S ribosomal protein L17 codes for MRHQCRVPQLGRPADQRKAMLRGLTTQLIREGRVTTTKARAKALRDEAERMITLAKEGSLASRRRVLGYVYDKQLVHALFEKAPDRYSDRKGGYTRITRTVRRRGDNAEMAIIELV; via the coding sequence ATGCGTCACCAATGTCGAGTTCCTCAGCTGGGCCGCCCAGCTGACCAACGCAAAGCCATGTTGCGTGGCCTGACCACGCAGCTTATCCGCGAAGGCAGGGTTACGACAACCAAGGCTCGTGCCAAGGCCCTGAGGGATGAAGCCGAGCGGATGATCACCTTGGCAAAAGAGGGCAGCCTGGCGTCTCGCCGAAGGGTGCTCGGCTACGTGTACGACAAGCAGCTCGTGCATGCTCTCTTTGAAAAAGCCCCCGACCGCTACAGCGATCGCAAGGGCGGTTACACCCGGATCACCCGCACGGTCCGCCGCCGTGGCGACAATGCCGAGATGGCCATCATTGAGTTGGTCTGA
- a CDS encoding DNA-directed RNA polymerase subunit alpha has protein sequence MLQYQIDRIEHQIADDRSQTGVFLIGPLERGQATTLGNSLRRVLMGNLEGTAVTAVRIAGVNHEYATIPGVREDVLDILLNCKQITVNSRTSELEIGRLVVAGPATVKARDLQFSSQVQVVDGERAIATVSDGYSLELEVHVERGIGYRPVDRHNEDTSAIDLLQIDAVFMPVHRVNFTIDETAVAEGGSARERLRMEVVTDGSITPDDAIAEAANQLIELFQPLATVTMVEEVSAEPEPTAEAQIPLEELNLSVRAYNCLKRAQVNSVSDLMGFSYEDLLEIKNFGSKSADEVIEALERIGIQIPQSRTSA, from the coding sequence GTGTTGCAATACCAGATCGACCGTATCGAGCATCAGATCGCTGACGATCGCTCGCAAACCGGTGTGTTTCTCATCGGCCCCTTGGAGCGTGGTCAGGCCACGACCCTTGGCAACTCCCTGCGGCGTGTGCTGATGGGCAACCTCGAGGGCACAGCAGTCACTGCCGTGAGGATTGCCGGTGTCAATCACGAATACGCCACCATCCCAGGAGTTCGCGAGGATGTTCTCGACATTCTCCTGAACTGCAAGCAGATCACGGTGAACAGTCGCACGAGCGAGCTGGAAATCGGACGCTTGGTGGTCGCCGGACCTGCAACCGTGAAGGCCCGAGACCTGCAGTTCTCATCTCAGGTCCAGGTGGTGGACGGAGAGCGTGCCATCGCCACCGTTAGCGATGGTTACAGCCTCGAGCTCGAGGTGCATGTGGAGCGGGGCATCGGCTACAGGCCGGTGGATCGCCACAACGAAGACACCAGTGCCATCGACCTTCTGCAGATCGATGCCGTGTTCATGCCGGTGCATCGGGTGAACTTCACCATCGACGAGACGGCCGTTGCCGAAGGCGGATCCGCCCGAGAGCGTCTGCGCATGGAGGTGGTGACCGATGGATCCATCACCCCAGACGATGCCATTGCAGAGGCTGCCAATCAGCTGATCGAGCTGTTTCAGCCACTGGCCACTGTCACCATGGTCGAAGAGGTCAGCGCCGAACCCGAGCCCACGGCTGAGGCTCAGATTCCTCTCGAGGAACTTAACCTCTCGGTTCGTGCTTACAACTGCCTGAAGCGAGCTCAAGTGAATTCGGTTTCCGATCTCATGGGCTTCAGCTATGAGGATCTGCTGGAAATCAAGAACTTCGGATCCAAGTCTGCTGACGAAGTGATCGAGGCCCTCGAGCGCATCGGCATCCAGATCCCCCAAAGTCGCACCAGCGCCTGA
- the rpsK gene encoding 30S ribosomal protein S11 encodes MAKTVKKSGPKKAKRNVPNGVAHIQSTFNNTIVSITDTTGEVISWSSAGASGFKGARKGTPFAAQTAAEAAARRALDQGMRQIEVLVRGPGSGRETAIRALQVAGLEITLIRDVTPLPHNGCRRAKRRRV; translated from the coding sequence ATGGCCAAGACCGTCAAGAAATCCGGCCCGAAGAAGGCCAAGCGCAACGTCCCCAACGGCGTCGCCCATATCCAGAGCACGTTCAATAACACGATCGTCTCGATTACCGACACCACCGGTGAGGTCATCTCCTGGTCGTCGGCTGGCGCCAGCGGTTTCAAGGGTGCCCGAAAAGGCACACCCTTCGCAGCGCAGACCGCAGCCGAAGCCGCGGCCCGTCGCGCACTCGATCAGGGGATGCGCCAGATCGAAGTTCTCGTTCGTGGCCCCGGCTCCGGGCGGGAAACCGCCATTCGTGCTCTTCAGGTCGCCGGCCTGGAGATCACCCTGATCAGGGACGTCACGCCGTTGCCCCACAACGGCTGCCGCCGTGCCAAGCGTCGCCGCGTCTGA
- the rpsM gene encoding 30S ribosomal protein S13 — MARIAGVDIPRDKRIEVALTYIYGIGLTRAKTILSKTGVNPDIRVKDLEDGDVQKLRGATEAFTIEGDLRRQEGMALKRLQDIGCLRGRRHRMSLPVRGQRTRTNARTRRGARKTVAGKKK, encoded by the coding sequence GTGGCACGGATTGCTGGTGTCGACATTCCCCGCGACAAGCGGATCGAAGTCGCCCTCACCTACATCTACGGAATCGGCCTTACCCGGGCCAAAACCATCCTCTCCAAGACCGGGGTCAATCCCGACATCCGCGTCAAGGATCTCGAGGATGGTGACGTGCAGAAACTGCGTGGTGCCACCGAAGCCTTCACGATCGAGGGTGATCTGCGCCGGCAGGAGGGCATGGCCCTCAAGCGTCTGCAGGACATCGGCTGTTTGCGTGGCCGCCGTCACCGCATGAGCCTGCCGGTTCGCGGCCAGCGGACCCGCACCAACGCCCGAACCCGTCGCGGCGCCCGTAAGACCGTGGCCGGTAAGAAGAAGTAA
- the rpmJ gene encoding 50S ribosomal protein L36, with product MKVRASVKKMCDKCRVIRRHGRVMVICENPKHKQRQG from the coding sequence ATGAAGGTGCGCGCCTCGGTCAAGAAAATGTGCGACAAGTGCCGGGTGATTCGTCGCCATGGCCGCGTCATGGTGATCTGCGAGAACCCTAAGCACAAGCAGCGTCAGGGCTGA
- a CDS encoding adenylate kinase, which produces MKQRLLFIGPPGAGKGTQASRLCDTHGLRHLSTGDLLRSEVSAGSSLGKEAEAVMNRGELVSDDLVLAIVRSQLTALNGQGWLLDGFPRNVAQAEALEPLLGELQQSIETVVLLELDDEVLVERLLGRGRADDNESVIRNRLEVYREQTAPLIDYYRSKGLLIAVDAQGSVEAITTRLEASLA; this is translated from the coding sequence ATGAAGCAACGTCTGCTGTTCATCGGCCCACCAGGGGCCGGCAAGGGTACCCAGGCTTCACGCCTCTGCGACACCCACGGGCTTCGCCATCTCTCCACCGGCGACCTGCTGCGCTCGGAGGTGTCAGCAGGCAGCTCCCTTGGCAAGGAGGCGGAAGCGGTCATGAACCGCGGCGAACTCGTCAGCGACGACCTGGTTCTCGCCATCGTCCGTTCCCAGCTCACGGCGCTGAACGGTCAGGGCTGGCTGCTCGACGGCTTTCCTAGAAACGTTGCTCAAGCTGAGGCATTGGAGCCTCTGCTCGGAGAACTACAGCAAAGCATCGAAACAGTTGTCCTGCTGGAACTCGACGACGAGGTACTCGTCGAACGACTTCTAGGCCGGGGTCGAGCGGACGACAACGAGTCCGTGATCCGCAATCGTCTCGAGGTGTATCGGGAGCAGACCGCTCCTTTGATCGACTACTACCGAAGCAAGGGACTCTTGATCGCGGTTGATGCCCAGGGCAGCGTGGAAGCCATCACGACAAGACTTGAAGCAAGTCTGGCTTGA
- the secY gene encoding preprotein translocase subunit SecY has product MLVSRGRNPSAAEVITQLVQNPELRGRVLTTLGLLMLVRLGIYIPMPGIDRVAFQQFIQQGGQLIGFLDIFTGGGISTLGIFALGILPFINASIILQLLTASLPQLEDLQKNEGEAGRRKIAQITRYVALGWGLIQSVIFAVILRPYALEGLSDSVFITQTALALVTGSMIVMWISEVITERGIGQGASLVIFLNIVATLPQALGSTIEKAQTGDRNDVFGIIVLVLVFLVTIVGIIFVQEGARRLPIVSAKRQVGGSALLPNRQSYLPLKLNAGGVMPIIFASALIFLPITIANFSQNPLLITAASALNPSASNPWPYALLFFSLILGFSYFYASLTFNPTEVATNLKRGGVAIPGVRPGSATASYLEGVKNRLTLLGGLFLGAVAIIPSAVERATSVTTFQGLGATSLLILVGVAIDTAKQVQTYVISQRYEGMVRE; this is encoded by the coding sequence ATGCTCGTCAGTCGGGGACGCAACCCCAGTGCCGCTGAAGTCATCACCCAACTGGTGCAGAATCCGGAGCTGCGCGGCCGGGTTCTCACCACTCTGGGTTTGCTGATGTTGGTGCGCCTCGGCATCTACATCCCCATGCCAGGGATCGACCGTGTGGCCTTCCAGCAGTTCATTCAACAGGGAGGGCAGTTGATTGGCTTCCTCGACATCTTCACAGGTGGAGGTATCTCCACGCTGGGAATCTTTGCCCTCGGAATTCTCCCTTTCATTAACGCTTCGATCATCCTGCAGCTGCTGACAGCGTCTCTGCCCCAACTCGAAGACCTGCAGAAAAATGAGGGAGAAGCCGGTCGACGCAAAATCGCCCAGATCACCCGCTACGTGGCGCTGGGCTGGGGACTAATTCAGAGCGTGATCTTCGCAGTGATTCTCCGTCCCTACGCGCTTGAAGGACTGTCAGACAGCGTCTTCATTACTCAGACAGCTCTGGCCTTGGTGACCGGGTCGATGATTGTGATGTGGATCAGCGAAGTGATCACCGAGCGTGGGATCGGCCAAGGAGCCTCCTTGGTGATCTTTCTCAACATCGTGGCCACCCTGCCTCAGGCTCTTGGCTCCACGATCGAAAAGGCCCAAACCGGCGACCGTAACGACGTGTTTGGAATCATCGTTCTCGTGCTGGTGTTTCTGGTCACGATCGTTGGAATCATCTTCGTTCAGGAAGGAGCCAGGCGGCTTCCGATCGTGAGTGCCAAGCGTCAGGTTGGAGGATCAGCCCTCTTGCCAAACCGTCAGAGCTATCTGCCTCTCAAGCTGAATGCAGGTGGCGTGATGCCGATCATTTTCGCTTCTGCGCTGATCTTTCTGCCGATCACAATCGCCAATTTCAGTCAAAACCCTCTGCTGATCACCGCAGCGAGCGCATTGAATCCGAGTGCATCCAACCCTTGGCCTTACGCACTGCTGTTTTTCTCGTTGATCCTGGGATTCTCCTACTTCTACGCCTCGCTCACCTTTAATCCGACTGAGGTCGCTACCAATCTCAAACGTGGTGGGGTCGCCATCCCAGGGGTCCGCCCCGGGAGCGCCACAGCCAGCTATCTCGAGGGTGTGAAAAATCGACTCACCCTGCTCGGCGGCTTATTCCTTGGGGCTGTGGCCATCATTCCCTCCGCCGTCGAGCGCGCCACCAGCGTCACCACATTCCAAGGACTGGGCGCAACATCACTGTTGATCCTGGTCGGCGTCGCCATCGACACCGCCAAACAGGTGCAGACCTACGTGATCTCCCAGCGCTACGAAGGAATGGTTCGCGAATAG
- the rplO gene encoding 50S ribosomal protein L15 produces the protein MTLRLESLKSNKGARRRKLRKGRGIAAGQGASCGFGMRGQKSRSGRPTRPGFEGGQMPLYRRVPKLKHFPLVNPKQFTVVNVSALNDLKAGSTVNLDSLVKDGIVTSPKHPLKILGNGELKAKLTVQAAAFTASARTKIEAAGGTCELPE, from the coding sequence ATGACTCTCCGACTCGAATCCCTCAAATCCAACAAAGGCGCCCGTCGCCGCAAACTGCGCAAAGGTCGCGGCATTGCCGCTGGCCAAGGCGCAAGCTGCGGCTTCGGCATGCGCGGTCAGAAGTCCCGCTCGGGCCGGCCAACGCGCCCTGGCTTCGAGGGCGGCCAGATGCCCCTGTACCGCCGAGTCCCGAAGCTGAAGCACTTTCCCCTAGTGAACCCCAAGCAGTTCACTGTGGTGAATGTGTCGGCCCTGAATGACCTCAAGGCAGGCAGCACAGTCAATCTCGACTCGTTGGTGAAGGACGGCATCGTCACAAGCCCCAAGCATCCCTTGAAAATTTTGGGGAATGGAGAACTGAAGGCCAAACTCACGGTTCAGGCTGCCGCCTTCACGGCATCAGCCCGCACCAAGATCGAAGCCGCCGGTGGAACCTGCGAACTTCCTGAGTGA
- the rpsE gene encoding 30S ribosomal protein S5: MTDSNPQTNPNDIPSAADVPAAAEGQQEQRRGGGGRSDRGDRRGGRRGDRRNQERDSEWQERVVQIRRVSKTVKGGKKMSFRAIVVVGNERGQVGVGVGKAGDVIGAVRKGVADGKKHLVKVPLTRHNSIPTLSNGRDGAASVLIRPAAPGTGVIAGGSIRTVLELAGIKNVLAKRLGSKTPLNNARAAMVALDSLRTHKETAKERGISLEQIYS, encoded by the coding sequence ATGACCGATTCCAACCCTCAGACCAACCCAAACGACATCCCATCGGCGGCTGATGTCCCGGCAGCCGCCGAAGGACAGCAGGAGCAGCGCCGCGGCGGCGGTGGACGCAGTGACCGCGGAGACCGTCGTGGTGGCCGTCGCGGTGACCGCCGCAACCAGGAGCGCGACTCCGAATGGCAGGAGCGCGTGGTTCAGATCCGCCGGGTCTCCAAGACCGTTAAAGGTGGTAAGAAAATGAGTTTCCGCGCCATCGTCGTCGTCGGAAACGAGCGTGGACAGGTGGGTGTCGGCGTCGGCAAGGCCGGTGATGTGATCGGGGCCGTCCGCAAGGGCGTTGCCGATGGCAAAAAGCACCTCGTGAAAGTGCCGCTCACTCGCCACAACTCAATTCCCACCCTCTCCAACGGGCGTGATGGAGCCGCCAGCGTGCTGATCCGCCCCGCCGCTCCCGGCACGGGTGTGATCGCCGGCGGCTCGATCCGCACGGTTCTTGAGCTCGCCGGCATCAAGAACGTGCTGGCCAAGCGCCTGGGCAGCAAGACTCCCCTTAACAACGCGCGAGCCGCCATGGTGGCTCTGGACAGTCTCCGCACCCACAAGGAGACCGCCAAGGAACGGGGGATCTCCCTCGAGCAGATCTACTCCTGA
- the rplR gene encoding 50S ribosomal protein L18, translating to MSTISRKQQTQKRHRRLRRHLSGTADRPRLAVFRSNSHIYAQVIDDAAQSTLCSASTLDKDVRTSLKDTGSTCDASIVVGELVAKRALAKGIQQVVFDRGGNLYHGRVKALADAAREAGLQF from the coding sequence ATGTCGACCATCTCTCGCAAACAACAGACCCAGAAGCGCCACCGGCGCCTGCGTCGCCATCTCAGCGGCACCGCCGATCGTCCCCGGTTGGCTGTGTTTCGCTCCAACAGCCACATCTACGCCCAGGTCATCGACGATGCGGCCCAGAGCACGCTCTGCTCGGCATCGACGCTTGACAAGGACGTGCGCACGAGCCTCAAGGACACAGGGAGCACCTGCGATGCTTCCATCGTCGTTGGCGAGCTCGTCGCCAAACGCGCCCTGGCCAAGGGCATCCAACAGGTGGTCTTCGATCGTGGCGGCAACCTGTATCACGGCCGGGTGAAAGCCCTCGCCGACGCCGCCCGGGAAGCGGGCCTTCAGTTCTGA
- the rplF gene encoding 50S ribosomal protein L6 yields MSRIGKNPIPIPDKVSVSLDGLAVTVKGPKGELKRTLPDGVSVNQVDNTIVVTPTSEKRLSRERHGLCRTLVANMIEGVSNGYSKKLEIVGVGSRAQVKGKTLVVSAGYSHPVEMLAPEGITFAVENNTNVTVSGTDKELVGNEAAKIRAIRPPEPYKGKGIKYAGERILRKAGKSGKK; encoded by the coding sequence ATGTCACGTATCGGTAAAAACCCCATCCCCATTCCCGACAAGGTGAGTGTGAGTCTTGACGGACTCGCGGTCACCGTGAAAGGACCGAAAGGCGAACTGAAGCGCACGCTCCCCGACGGTGTAAGCGTGAATCAGGTGGACAACACCATTGTGGTGACCCCCACCAGCGAGAAGCGCCTCTCCAGAGAGCGTCACGGACTGTGCCGCACCCTGGTGGCCAACATGATTGAAGGCGTCAGCAACGGGTATTCCAAAAAACTGGAAATCGTGGGCGTTGGCTCCAGGGCTCAAGTCAAAGGCAAAACCCTTGTGGTGAGTGCCGGCTACAGCCACCCAGTGGAGATGCTGGCCCCTGAAGGCATCACCTTCGCGGTTGAAAACAACACCAACGTCACTGTCTCCGGCACCGACAAGGAGCTGGTGGGCAATGAGGCGGCCAAGATCCGCGCCATCCGTCCGCCTGAGCCCTACAAGGGCAAAGGCATCAAGTACGCGGGCGAGCGCATCCTGCGCAAGGCAGGCAAGTCAGGCAAGAAGTAA
- the rpsH gene encoding 30S ribosomal protein S8: MANHDPISDMLTRIRNASEKRHQNTKVPASRMSRSIAKVLQQEGFIAEISEEGEGVHANLVLELKYSGKHRLPTIRSMQRVSKPGLRIYKNTRGLPKVLGGLGVAIISTSKGVMSDRDARKQGVGGEVLCYVY, translated from the coding sequence ATGGCCAACCACGACCCTATTTCCGACATGCTCACCCGCATTCGTAATGCGAGTGAGAAACGTCACCAGAACACCAAAGTCCCCGCATCCCGAATGTCCCGCAGCATCGCCAAGGTGCTGCAGCAGGAGGGTTTCATCGCTGAGATCAGCGAAGAAGGCGAAGGAGTCCACGCCAATCTGGTGCTGGAACTGAAGTACAGCGGCAAGCATCGACTGCCCACGATCCGCTCCATGCAACGGGTGAGCAAGCCCGGTTTGCGCATCTACAAGAACACCCGCGGACTACCCAAAGTCCTCGGTGGACTGGGGGTGGCCATCATCTCCACCTCCAAGGGTGTGATGAGCGATCGCGACGCCCGCAAGCAGGGCGTCGGCGGTGAAGTGCTCTGCTACGTCTATTGA
- the rplE gene encoding 50S ribosomal protein L5, which produces MSLKQRYRETIQPKLLKDLSLSNIHEVPKVVKVTVNRGLGEAAQNAKSLEASVNELAQITGQKVVVTRAKKAIAGFKIRQGMPIGCAVTLRGERMYAFLERLINLALPRIRDFRGVSPKSFDGRGNYTLGVREQIIFPEISFDKIDAIRGMDITIVTTARTDEEGRALLREMGMPFRSN; this is translated from the coding sequence ATGTCACTGAAACAGCGCTATCGGGAGACCATTCAGCCCAAATTGCTGAAAGACCTGAGTCTCTCCAACATCCACGAAGTCCCCAAGGTGGTGAAAGTCACCGTCAACCGAGGACTTGGCGAAGCCGCCCAGAACGCGAAGTCCCTTGAGGCCTCCGTGAACGAGCTGGCTCAAATCACCGGCCAAAAAGTGGTGGTGACCCGCGCCAAGAAAGCCATCGCCGGTTTCAAAATCCGCCAAGGCATGCCGATCGGTTGTGCCGTCACCCTTCGTGGCGAACGCATGTATGCGTTCCTTGAGCGACTCATCAACCTGGCGCTCCCCCGAATCCGCGACTTCAGAGGCGTGAGCCCCAAGAGCTTCGACGGTCGGGGCAACTACACCCTGGGGGTGAGAGAGCAGATCATCTTCCCTGAAATCTCCTTCGACAAGATCGATGCCATCAGGGGCATGGACATCACCATCGTGACCACTGCCCGCACGGATGAAGAGGGCCGGGCCCTCCTCCGCGAGATGGGAATGCCATTCCGCAGCAACTGA
- the rplX gene encoding 50S ribosomal protein L24 yields MAAATSQSAPTQRIKMRLRKGDTVQVIAGKDKGKTGEVLRTLPNENRVIVEGVNMRTRHVKPTQEGESGRIVTEEASLHASNVMLYSTTKKVASRVELITEKDGSKKRRLKKTGEVID; encoded by the coding sequence ATGGCCGCTGCAACATCCCAATCCGCACCGACCCAGCGCATCAAAATGCGTCTGCGCAAAGGCGATACCGTTCAGGTCATTGCCGGCAAGGACAAGGGCAAGACCGGAGAAGTGCTGCGCACTCTGCCCAATGAAAACCGCGTGATCGTGGAAGGCGTGAACATGCGCACGCGCCACGTGAAGCCCACCCAGGAAGGTGAGAGCGGGCGGATCGTCACCGAAGAGGCATCACTGCATGCCTCCAACGTGATGCTCTACTCCACCACAAAAAAGGTGGCCAGCCGAGTCGAGCTGATCACCGAGAAAGACGGCAGCAAGAAGCGCCGTCTCAAGAAAACAGGCGAGGTGATCGACTGA
- the rplN gene encoding 50S ribosomal protein L14 — MIQQESFLTVADNSGAKRIQCIRVLGTNRRYAHVGDVIVAAVKDAMPNMGVKKSDVVKAVVVRTKATLRRDTGNSIRFDDNAAVIINDDKNPKGTRVFGPVARELRERNFTKIVSLAPEVI; from the coding sequence ATGATCCAGCAGGAATCGTTCCTCACCGTCGCCGATAACAGTGGCGCCAAGCGCATCCAGTGCATTCGTGTGCTGGGCACGAACCGTCGCTACGCCCACGTTGGTGATGTCATTGTCGCCGCCGTGAAAGACGCCATGCCCAACATGGGCGTGAAAAAGTCTGATGTGGTCAAGGCTGTGGTGGTTCGCACCAAGGCGACCCTGCGTCGCGACACCGGAAATTCCATCCGGTTCGACGACAACGCCGCCGTGATCATCAACGACGACAAAAATCCCAAGGGCACCCGCGTCTTCGGTCCCGTTGCCCGTGAGCTCCGCGAGCGCAACTTCACCAAAATCGTGTCCCTCGCTCCGGAGGTGATCTGA
- the rpsQ gene encoding 30S ribosomal protein S17: protein MALKERVGTVVSDKMDKTVVVAVENRFPHPIYQKTVSRTTRYKAHDENNSVRVGDRVRITETRPLSRHKRWAVAEVLSNSPKAEEGQK from the coding sequence ATGGCACTCAAGGAAAGGGTCGGCACCGTCGTCAGCGACAAGATGGACAAAACGGTGGTGGTGGCGGTGGAAAACCGCTTCCCACATCCCATCTATCAAAAGACGGTGAGCCGCACCACCCGCTACAAAGCTCACGACGAGAACAACAGTGTTCGCGTCGGAGACAGGGTTCGCATCACCGAAACACGTCCGCTCAGCCGCCACAAGCGCTGGGCCGTTGCCGAAGTGCTCAGCAACAGCCCCAAGGCTGAGGAGGGTCAAAAATGA
- the rpmC gene encoding 50S ribosomal protein L29, with translation MARPNASELRQLSDADITEQINGLRRELFDLRFQQATRQLGNTHRFKQSRIKLAQLLTVQKERQSSTAS, from the coding sequence ATGGCACGTCCCAACGCTTCCGAACTGCGTCAGCTCTCCGACGCAGACATCACTGAACAGATCAACGGTCTTCGCCGTGAACTGTTCGATCTGCGCTTCCAGCAAGCCACCCGGCAGCTGGGCAACACCCACCGTTTTAAGCAGAGCCGCATCAAGCTGGCTCAGCTGCTGACGGTGCAGAAGGAGCGTCAAAGCTCCACCGCCTCCTGA
- the rplP gene encoding 50S ribosomal protein L16, producing the protein MLSPKRVKFRKQQRGRMRGVATRGNTIAFGQFALQAQECGWITSRQIEASRRAMTRYVKRGGKIWIRIFPDKPVTMRPAETRMGSGKGNPEFWVAVIKPGRILFEMGGDEITPEIAREAMRLAQYKLPVKTKFISLDEQEQSTGANAPAAAAATVES; encoded by the coding sequence ATGCTGAGTCCAAAACGCGTCAAATTCCGCAAGCAGCAACGCGGCCGTATGCGCGGTGTCGCCACCCGTGGCAACACCATTGCTTTCGGCCAGTTCGCCCTGCAGGCACAAGAATGTGGCTGGATCACCTCGCGTCAGATCGAGGCCAGCCGTCGTGCCATGACCCGCTACGTCAAGCGTGGCGGCAAGATCTGGATCCGAATTTTCCCGGACAAGCCGGTCACCATGCGACCCGCCGAAACCCGCATGGGTTCCGGTAAGGGCAACCCGGAATTCTGGGTCGCTGTGATCAAACCCGGTCGGATTCTTTTCGAAATGGGTGGTGACGAAATCACCCCTGAAATCGCACGGGAAGCCATGCGCCTGGCGCAATACAAGCTCCCTGTGAAAACCAAGTTCATCAGCCTCGATGAACAGGAGCAGTCCACCGGTGCGAACGCTCCGGCCGCTGCTGCCGCCACCGTGGAGTCCTGA